One stretch of Arachis hypogaea cultivar Tifrunner chromosome 20, arahy.Tifrunner.gnm2.J5K5, whole genome shotgun sequence DNA includes these proteins:
- the LOC140183014 gene encoding uncharacterized protein, translating to MGFIKHPQTNGQVEAANKVILKGLKKRLEGKKGSWANELASVLRSYRTSPQSSTGEIPFRLTYGVDTVIQVEVGEPSLRLLLGGGSEAVIKDLVDETRQMAHLTETAIKQRIALRYNGKVLKRNLGEGDLVLRRNDIGLPTPGEGKLATNWEGPYRVRKVLGKGGYKLEKLDGSEIPRTWNMANLKRFYS from the coding sequence atggggtttatcaaacatCCCCAAACCAACGGCCAAGtagaggcagccaacaaagtcattttAAAAGGACTGAAGAAGCGACTTGAAGGAAAGAAGGGCTCGTGGGCAAACGAGCTAGCCTCAGTCCTACGGTCCTACAGAACCTCCCCACAATCTTCTACTGGTGAAATCCCCTTCCGGCTCACATACGGGGTCGACACAGTCATCCAAGTCGAAGTCGGGGAGCCGAGTCTGAGGCTACTCCTCGGAGGGGGAAGCGAGGCAGTCATAAAAGATCTGGTCGACGAAACAAGACAAATGGCACATCTAACAGAAACAGCAATCAAGCAAAGGATAGCCCTAAGGTACAATGGCAAAGTGCTCAAAAGAAACCTGGGGGAAGGTGACTTGGTCTTGCGACGCAACGACATAGGGCTGCCGACACCAGGAGAAGGCAAGCTGGCCACaaactgggaaggtccctacagggtAAGAAAGGTCCTCGGCAAAGGAGGCTACAAGTTGGAGAAATTGGATGGAAGCGAGATACCAAGAACATGGAACATGGCAAACTTAAAGAGATTCTACTCATAA
- the LOC112785679 gene encoding uncharacterized protein, translating into MGKYQWKVGTLYESRQEFKDTVAAYAVNTARNIKFKKCDLVRVRAVCQKGCPFWLYAHRVGEESTWQLRSMNLQHTCMQTHRVGIMHSKWLGSQFKKKVESNPKIKVKELVAKAHKKWNLTVTKAMAAKTKQEALSQIQGTFREQYKRINDYCHELLRTNPGSTVILKVIRSPDFAQERQNAELMNYCVFQRMYILSIAYAVVEAETKDSWVWFLRHLSDDLGPHNLAKCTFMSDQQKGLLPAFEEVIPGVDNRFCVRHLYSNFKKKFPGLELKNKMWKCAKASH; encoded by the exons ATGGGAAAGTACCAATGGAAGGTGGGCACATTGTATGAATCTCGGCAGGAGTTTAAGGACACAGTGGCGGCCTATGCAGTCAACACAGCTAGGAACATTAAGTTCAAGAAGTGTGACTTGGTGAGGGTCCGAGCTGTTTGTCAGAAAGGCTGCCCATTTTGGTTATATGCACACAGGGTCGGTGAGGAGTCCACTTGGCAACTAAGAAGCATGAATCTCCAACATACCTGCATGCAGACACACCGGGTTGGGATTATGCACAGCAAATGGTTGGGTAGCCAATTTAAGAAGAAAGTTGAATCCAACCCAAAGATCAAGGTGAAGGAGCTAGTTGCAAAGGCTCACAAAAAATGGAACCTGACCGTTACCAAGGCAATGGCAGCTAAGACAAAACAGGAGGCTTTGAGTCAGATACAGGGCACCTTTAGGGAGCAGTACAAGCGAATAAACGACTACTGCCATGAACTCCTAAGAACAAACCCAGGTTCTACAGTGATTCTGAAGGTTATTAGATCACCAGATTTTGCTCAAGAGAGACAGAACGCAGAACTGATGAACTATTGTGTTTTCCAAAGAATGTAT ATTCTTTCAATTGCGTATGCGGTTGTGGAGGCAGAGACTAAGGACTCTTGGGTCTGGTTTCTGCGTCACCTGTCTGATGACTTAGGCCCACACAACCTTGCAAAGTGCACGTTTATGTCTGATCAGCAAAAG GGCTTATTGCCGGCGTTTGAAGAGGTCATTCCAGGGGTGGATAACAGGTTCTGTGTCAGGCATCTCTACAGCAACTTCAAGAAGAAGTTTCCTGGTTTAGAGCTAAAGAACAAGATGTGGAAGTGTGCTAAAGCAAGTCATTGA
- the LOC112784412 gene encoding ABC transporter F family member 4: protein MVRKKSEDAGPSAKTKANSKDAPKKEKISISAMLASMDEKPDKPKKPSSTKPKAKAAPKPSAYTDGIDLPPSDEDEDEALLEEEEENASKRHQRSELKALEVSTTDKELKKREKKDILAAHAVEQAKKEALKDDHDAFTVVIGSRTSVLDGDDDADANVKDITIENFSVSARGKELLKNASVKISHGKRYGLVGPNGKGKSTLLKLLAWRKIPVPKNIDVLLVEQEVVGDDKTALEAVVSANEELVKVRQEVASLQNATSAEGSVEKDNSDEEDDAGEKLAELYEKLQLMGSDAAEAQASKILAGLGFTKDMQGRPTKSFSGGWRMRISLARALFVQPTLLLLDEPTNHLDLRAVLWLEEYLCRWKKTLVVVSHDRDFLNTVCTEIIHLHDLKLHFYRGNFDDFESGYEQRRKEMNKKYEIYDKQLKAAKRSGNRAQQEKVKDRAKFVAAKEASKAKGKGKGKVDEDEAPPEVPQKWRDYSVEFHFPEPTELTPPLLQLIEVSFSYPNREDFRLSNVDVGIDMGTRVAIVGPNGAGKSTLLNLLAGDLVPTEGEVRRSQKLRIGRYSQHFVDLLTMDETPVQYLLRLHPDQEGLSKQEAVRAKLGKFGLPSHNHLTPIAKLSGGQKARVVFTSISMSRPHILLLDEPTNHLDMQSIDALADALDEFTGGVVLVSHDSRLISRVCEDEERSQIWVVEDGTVRTSVGTFDDYKNELMKEIKAEVDD, encoded by the coding sequence ATGGTTAGAAAAAAGTCAGAGGATGCAGGCCCATCTGCAAAGACGAAGGCAAATAGCAAAGATGCCCCTAAGAAGGAAAAAATTTCCATCTCTGCCATGCTGGCCAGCATGGACGAAAAGCCTGATAAACCCAAAAAGCCCTCTTCCACTAAGCCCAAAGCAAAAGCTGCTCCAAAACCCTCTGCATATACTGATGGTATTGATCTTCCTCCATCCgacgaagatgaagatgaagctctcttggaggaggaggaagagaatgCTTCCAAACGGCACCAGAGGAGTGAATTGAAGGCACTTGAAGTATCAACCACAGACAAAGAGTTGAAGAAGCGTGAGAAGAAGGATATTTTAGCAGCTCACGCTGTTGAGCAGGCAAAGAAGGAAGCTCTTAAGGATGATCATGATGCTTTCACTGTGGTTATTGGAAGTCGGACTTCAGTGCTTGATGGAGACGATGATGCTGATGCTAATGTCAAAGATATAACAATAGAGAATTTTTCGGTGTCTGCTCGGGGTAAAGAACTTCTGAAGAATGCATCAGTGAAGATATCTCATGGGAAGAGGTATGGTTTGGTTGGACCCAATGGAAAGGGGAAGTCCACACTGTTGAAGCTTCTTGCTTGGAGGAAGATACCAGTACCTAAGAATATTGATGTCCTTCTAGTTGAGCAGGAGGTAGTTGGTGATGACAAAACAGCTCTTGAAGCTGTTGTTTCAGCTAATGAAGAACTGGTTAAAGTTCGACAAGAAGTTGCTTCTCTGCAAAATGCAACTTCTGCGGAAGGAAGTGTTGAGAAAGATAAtagtgatgaggaagatgatgCAGGGGAGAAGCTAGCAGAGCTGTACGAGAAACTACAACTGATGGGTTCTGATGCTGCTGAAGCTCAAGCATCAAAGATTTTAGCGGGTTTGGGTTTTACGAAGGATATGCAGGGCCGACCAACAAAATCTTTCAGTGGTGGATGGAGAATGCGAATTTCTTTGGCTCGAGCACTTTTTGTGCAGCCTACTTTATTATTGCTTGATGAACCCACAAATCACCTTGACCTGAGAGCTGTTCTCTGGTTGGAAGAGTACCTGTGCCGTTGGAAGAAGACTTTGGTTGTTGTCTCACACGATAGGGATTTCCTCAATACAGTTTGCACCGAGATTATTCATCTTCATGACTTGAAACTCCATTTCTATCGTGGAAACTTTGATGACTTTGAGAGTGGGTATGAACAGCGTCGTAAAGAGATGAACAAGAAGTATGAGATTTATGACAAGCAACTGAAAGCTGCAAAAAGGAGTGGTAACCGAGCTCAGCAAGAAAAGGTGAAGGACCGAGCAAAGTTTGTGGCAGCTAAAGAAGCATCTAAAGCCAAGGGCAAGGGCAAGGGCAAGGTTGATGAAGATGAGGCCCCACCAGAGGTTCCACAGAAGTGGAGGGACTACAGTGTTGAGTTTCACTTTCCTGAACCTACCGAGCTCACACCTCCACTTCTTCAGCTTATTGAAGTGAGCTTCAGTTATCCGAATCGTGAGGATTTCAGACTGTCAAATGTTGATGTTGGCATTGATATGGGAACTCGTGTTGCCATTGTTGGGCCTAATGGAGCTGGAAAATCTACACTACTAAACCTTCTGGCTGGTGATTTGGTTCCAACTGAGGGTGAAGTTAGGAGGAGTCAGAAGTTGCGGATAGGAAGATACTCGCAACACTTTGTGGACCTTCTAACTATGGACGAAACCCCTGTTCAGTATCTTCTTCGTCTCCATCCAGACCAGGAGGGACTTAGCAAGCAAGAGGCTGTCCGCGCAAAACTCGGTAAGTTTGGGCTACCTAGTCATAACCATCTCACCCCTATTGCCAAACTATCAGGAGGGCAGAAGGCCAGGGTTGTATTCACCTCAATATCCATGTCAAGGCCCCATATTTTGTTGTTGGATGAACCCACTAATCATCTAGACATGCAAAGTATTGATGCATTGGCCGATGCACTAGACGAGTTCACTGGTGGAGTTGTTCTTGTTAGTCATGATTCAAGATTGATATCTCGTGTATGTGAGGATGAAGAGAGGAGTCAAATCTGGGTTGTCGAGGATGGTACTGTCAGGACTTCGGTTGGAACATTCGATGATTACAAGAACGAGTTGATGAAAGAAATCAAAGCTGAAGTTGATGACTGA
- the LOC112784867 gene encoding abscisic acid receptor PYL4: protein MPSSLQLDRFNFTATTTATAIIANGLNCPRQPLAAVPLPLSSGSDVALHHHAHRVGSNQCCSVMTQAIEAPVSTVWEVVRRFDNPQGYKNFVKSCHVIGGETPMRVGTVREVRVVSGLPAVSSTERLEILDDERHVISFSVVGGDHRLRNYRSVTTLHAVEGGKGTVVVESYVVDVPPGNTKEETCVFVDTIVRCNLHSLAQITENRTSEKQR, encoded by the coding sequence atgccTTCTTCTCTTCAACTAGATCGATTCAACTTCACCGCAACCACAACCGCAACCGCAATTATTGCTAACGGTTTAAACTGTCCTAGGCAGCCGTTAGCGGCGGTTCCACTTCCGTTATCCAGCGGCTCTGATGTCGCCTTGCATCACCACGCGCACCGGGTTGGTTCCAACCAGTGTTGTTCCGTGATGACGCAGGCGATAGAGGCGCCGGTGTCTACGGTGTGGGAGGTAGTACGGCGCTTCGACAACCCGCAGGGGTACAAGAACTTCGTGAAGAGCTGCCACGTCATCGGAGGCGAGACTCCGATGCGTGTGGGCACAGTGAGGGAGGTGCGCGTGGTGTCGGGGTTGCCGGCGGTATCAAGCACGGAGAGGCTGGAGATACTGGACGACGAGCGCCACGTCATCAGTTTCAGTGTGGTGGGTGGGGACCACCGGTTGAGGAACTACCGGTCGGTGACAACGCTACACGCCGTGGAGGGCGGCAAGGGGACGGTGGTGGTGGAGTCGTATGTGGTGGACGTGCCGCCGGGGAACACGAAGGAAGAGACTTGCGTGTTCGTCGACACCATCGTTCGTTGCAACTTGCATTCTCTCGCTCAGATCACAGAGAATCGTACTTCTGAAAAACAACGATGA